The Pelistega ratti genome window below encodes:
- the rplS gene encoding 50S ribosomal protein L19 yields the protein MNLIQTLEQEEIARLTGGKAVVEFAPGDTVVVNVNVVEGNRKRQQAYEGVVIAKRNRGLNSAFIVRKISSGEAVERTFQLYSPQIASIEVKRRGAVRRAKLYYLRNRSGKAARIKEKLPARKAA from the coding sequence ATGAACTTAATTCAAACTTTAGAGCAAGAAGAGATTGCGCGCTTAACAGGCGGTAAAGCAGTTGTTGAGTTTGCACCTGGTGATACAGTTGTTGTTAATGTTAACGTTGTTGAGGGTAACCGTAAACGTCAGCAAGCTTATGAAGGCGTTGTTATCGCAAAACGTAATCGTGGTTTAAACTCAGCGTTTATCGTTCGTAAGATTTCTTCTGGTGAAGCCGTAGAGCGTACTTTCCAATTATATTCTCCACAAATTGCTTCTATCGAAGTAAAACGCCGTGGTGCTGTGCGTCGTGCTAAGTTATACTACTTACGCAACCGTTCTGGTAAGGCTGCTCGTATTAAAGAAAAATTACCTGCACGTAAGGCAGCTTAA